One genomic segment of uncultured Desulfobacter sp. includes these proteins:
- a CDS encoding pyridoxal phosphate-dependent aminotransferase encodes MYISKSIDSLRYSVIREMSQVAAQYDDVISLGIGEPDFHTPAPIIEKAFEDARKGHTHYTHAQGDPQLIEKLSVNLSKDLGKTVPPECIMITHGAMNGLASAFRTLMDPGDEIILIEPHFPDYLAHITLTHAVPRYVPSGFNKGFLPDPADIEAAITSKTKVILINSPNNPTGTVVPQSLLEEISAIAKAHDLCVVSDEVYDRISFGGRASSIYNCPGMENHALVINSFSKTYAMTGWRVGFAYGPQTVIDQMVKVCNYAVACASSVSQRAAIAALDTPDEVIKEMSDTFERRVALVCSRLESMPGVRVNRPKGSFYVFADISSITNQSRQFALDLIKEEKVVVVPGYPFGLSCEGCIRIACTINREKLCEAMDRLERFLAARSKKS; translated from the coding sequence TTGTATATCTCTAAAAGTATTGACTCCCTGCGGTACAGCGTAATAAGGGAAATGAGTCAGGTCGCAGCCCAATATGACGATGTCATCTCCCTTGGCATCGGCGAGCCGGATTTTCATACCCCGGCTCCCATTATCGAGAAAGCCTTTGAAGATGCCCGGAAGGGCCATACCCATTACACCCACGCTCAAGGCGACCCGCAGCTCATAGAAAAACTGTCCGTTAACCTGTCAAAGGACCTTGGCAAAACCGTTCCGCCGGAATGTATTATGATCACCCATGGCGCCATGAACGGCCTTGCAAGTGCCTTCAGGACCCTTATGGACCCCGGAGATGAAATCATCCTCATTGAACCCCATTTTCCGGATTACCTGGCCCACATTACCCTAACCCATGCAGTGCCCAGGTATGTGCCTTCGGGATTTAATAAAGGTTTTTTACCGGACCCGGCAGACATTGAAGCAGCCATCACGTCAAAAACAAAAGTTATTTTGATCAATTCGCCAAATAATCCCACAGGTACGGTTGTACCGCAAAGCCTGCTGGAAGAAATCTCTGCCATTGCCAAAGCCCACGATCTTTGCGTCGTATCTGATGAGGTGTATGACCGGATTTCTTTTGGAGGCCGGGCCTCATCCATATATAATTGTCCGGGTATGGAAAACCACGCCCTTGTAATTAATTCCTTTTCCAAAACCTATGCCATGACGGGGTGGCGGGTGGGCTTTGCCTATGGACCCCAGACTGTAATTGATCAGATGGTAAAGGTGTGCAACTATGCCGTGGCCTGTGCCTCCAGTGTGAGCCAGCGGGCAGCCATTGCAGCCCTGGATACACCGGATGAAGTAATCAAAGAGATGTCTGATACCTTTGAACGCCGGGTGGCACTGGTCTGCTCACGACTTGAGTCCATGCCCGGGGTTCGGGTCAACCGCCCTAAAGGCAGTTTTTACGTATTTGCCGATATTTCCAGTATAACCAATCAATCCAGACAGTTTGCCCTGGATTTAATAAAAGAGGAAAAAGTAGTGGTGGTACCCGGATACCCATTCGGGCTATCCTGTGAGGGGTGTATCCGCATTGCCTGCACCATAAACAGAGAAAAACTTTGTGAGGCCATGGATCGCCTGGAGCGGTTTCTTGCTGCAAGAAGCAAAAAAAGTTGA
- the hisD gene encoding histidinol dehydrogenase, with protein sequence MKIFNYPSPEAEKRVQDTIDRGLGFSREDQDNVQAFLDDVKNRGDEALIEYTNRFDSPAVTLETFKVTEQEFEEALKQMTPQFLKALDRAVEQLTAFHSRQRENSWMDTPRNGVMVGQMVRPVTAAGIYAPGAKGGKTPLVSSVLMGGIPAKVAGVESISLMTPPMADGKINPHLLAAARAVGIDSVFKAGSAWAIGALAYGTAQVPKVDVIVGPGNIYVALAKKIVSGTVGIDMIAGPSEILIIADKTADPECLAADLLSQAEHDVLASAVLVTDSQDLAQKVSAAVERQLNDLPRKDIAGPAINNFGAILMVPDIDTAIDLSNRLAPEHLEIIVESPFDYIDRVQNAGALFLGPYTPEPMGDYIAGPNHVLPTAGTARFSSALSVSHFTKKTSLIHYSKAAFEREADDVITLAGTEALDAHANSVKIRRK encoded by the coding sequence ATGAAAATATTTAATTACCCTTCGCCGGAAGCGGAAAAAAGGGTCCAGGATACCATAGACAGAGGCCTGGGTTTTTCCAGGGAAGACCAGGACAATGTCCAGGCATTTCTGGATGATGTTAAAAATAGGGGTGATGAGGCGCTCATCGAATACACGAACAGGTTTGACTCCCCAGCTGTTACCCTGGAGACCTTTAAGGTCACGGAACAGGAATTTGAAGAAGCCCTGAAACAGATGACCCCGCAGTTTTTAAAGGCCCTTGACCGGGCCGTTGAACAGTTAACAGCGTTTCACAGCCGCCAGAGGGAAAATTCATGGATGGACACGCCCAGAAACGGCGTGATGGTGGGACAGATGGTGCGGCCGGTGACAGCGGCAGGCATCTATGCCCCTGGAGCCAAGGGCGGTAAAACCCCCTTGGTCTCGTCTGTGCTCATGGGCGGAATTCCGGCCAAGGTGGCGGGTGTGGAATCAATCTCTTTGATGACCCCTCCCATGGCTGATGGAAAAATTAATCCCCATCTTCTTGCGGCAGCCCGGGCCGTGGGCATTGATTCAGTGTTTAAGGCCGGTTCTGCCTGGGCCATTGGCGCACTGGCTTACGGCACTGCCCAGGTGCCCAAGGTTGATGTGATTGTGGGGCCTGGAAATATTTATGTCGCCCTTGCCAAAAAAATTGTTTCCGGAACCGTTGGTATCGATATGATTGCAGGTCCCAGCGAAATTCTGATCATTGCAGATAAAACCGCAGACCCGGAATGTCTTGCCGCAGACCTGCTTTCCCAGGCCGAGCATGATGTGCTGGCATCAGCTGTGCTGGTGACCGATTCTCAAGATCTGGCGCAAAAGGTCTCTGCCGCGGTTGAACGCCAGCTTAATGACCTGCCCCGCAAGGATATTGCCGGACCGGCCATCAATAATTTCGGCGCCATTCTGATGGTACCCGATATTGATACCGCCATTGACTTGTCCAACCGCCTGGCACCCGAACACCTTGAAATCATCGTGGAGTCGCCTTTTGATTATATTGACAGGGTTCAAAACGCAGGGGCCCTGTTTCTGGGACCGTACACCCCCGAACCCATGGGTGACTATATTGCAGGCCCCAACCATGTGCTGCCCACAGCAGGTACGGCGCGGTTTTCATCTGCCTTGAGCGTATCCCATTTTACCAAGAAAACCAGCCTGATCCATTATTCCAAAGCCGCCTTTGAAAGGGAGGCAGATGATGTGATTACCCTGGCCGGGACCGAAGCCCTGGATGCCCATGCCAATTCAGTAAAAATCAGACGGAAATAA
- a CDS encoding TRAP transporter small permease: protein MSRVISILHKIEDALLVSLLLLMIGLAVFQIVLRNGFDAGIVWADPLVRVLVLWLGLIGAMVASRTDNHISIDIVSKYLPEQIKQFTTLLVYLFTTIICTLMTWHSARFVIMEKADGMFAFFSMPIWVCELVIPFAFGIITLRYALFFLGNLIKIFNDRSLKHS, encoded by the coding sequence ATGTCCCGTGTAATTTCCATTCTTCATAAAATAGAAGATGCCCTGCTGGTGAGCCTGCTTTTGCTCATGATCGGTCTTGCCGTGTTTCAGATCGTTCTAAGAAACGGTTTTGATGCAGGTATCGTCTGGGCAGATCCCTTGGTTCGCGTGCTGGTACTCTGGCTGGGGCTCATCGGGGCCATGGTAGCCTCAAGAACAGATAACCACATCAGCATTGATATTGTATCCAAATATTTGCCTGAACAGATTAAACAATTTACGACGCTTTTGGTTTACCTGTTTACAACAATTATCTGTACATTGATGACCTGGCACAGCGCAAGGTTTGTCATCATGGAAAAGGCCGACGGGATGTTTGCCTTTTTTTCGATGCCCATATGGGTCTGTGAACTTGTGATTCCCTTTGCATTCGGCATCATCACCCTCAGATATGCCCTGTTTTTCCTGGGCAATTTAATCAAAATATTCAACGACAGGTCCCTGAAGCACTCATAA
- a CDS encoding TRAP transporter large permease subunit: protein MTFIIIGLLIVFALMGAPLFTVIIAAAMYGFYLAEIDLSVMAIELYRIADTPILLALPLFTFAGYVLGESKTSQRLVTLTRAFLGWMPGGLAIVAFVVCAVFTAFTGASGVTIVAMGALLYPALTQAGYTDRFSLGLVTTSGSLGLLLPPSLPLILYGIIAQQMNGGEQVSIENLFLAGLFPALLMIVMLSIWSVWANRGNQVPLTQFSVRNCLSALKAAGWEVPLPLFVFFGIYSGYFAVSEAAAVTAMYVLVVEMAIYREIPLKKLPCIIRESMVMVGGILLILGVSLALTNYLIDAEAPMKLFKFCETFVSSKLVFLILLNIFLLILGAMLDIFSAIIIMVPLMLPVALEYGVHPVHLGIIFLANMQIGYFTPPVGMNLFIAGYRFNKPIHEIYRATIPFMLVLLLSVLIITYCPQLSLFLI from the coding sequence ATGACATTTATAATTATCGGCTTACTCATTGTTTTTGCCCTGATGGGCGCCCCTTTATTCACTGTGATCATTGCTGCGGCCATGTACGGATTTTACCTGGCTGAAATTGATTTGTCAGTCATGGCCATTGAGTTATACCGGATTGCAGATACCCCTATCCTGCTGGCCCTGCCCTTGTTTACCTTTGCCGGGTATGTTCTTGGGGAGAGCAAGACCTCCCAGCGACTTGTGACATTGACCCGGGCCTTTCTGGGATGGATGCCCGGCGGGCTTGCCATTGTGGCCTTTGTGGTGTGCGCAGTATTCACGGCATTTACCGGGGCATCCGGGGTGACCATTGTGGCCATGGGGGCACTGTTATATCCAGCCCTGACCCAGGCCGGATATACGGACCGTTTCAGCCTGGGACTGGTGACGACTTCGGGCAGCCTTGGCCTGCTGCTGCCCCCGTCTTTGCCCCTGATCCTTTACGGCATCATTGCCCAACAGATGAACGGCGGCGAGCAGGTATCCATTGAAAACCTTTTCCTGGCCGGTCTATTTCCGGCACTTCTTATGATTGTGATGCTGTCAATCTGGAGCGTATGGGCCAACCGGGGAAATCAGGTGCCATTAACCCAATTTTCAGTTAGAAACTGCCTTTCAGCCCTTAAAGCGGCCGGCTGGGAAGTCCCTCTGCCCCTATTTGTATTTTTCGGTATTTATTCCGGATATTTTGCTGTATCCGAGGCAGCCGCGGTAACGGCCATGTATGTACTGGTGGTGGAAATGGCGATCTACCGGGAAATCCCGTTAAAAAAGCTTCCCTGCATCATCCGGGAATCCATGGTTATGGTGGGCGGTATCCTGCTCATCTTAGGCGTATCTTTAGCCCTGACCAACTATCTCATTGATGCGGAAGCACCCATGAAATTGTTCAAATTCTGCGAAACCTTTGTGTCCAGCAAACTGGTGTTTCTCATCCTGCTCAATATCTTCCTGCTGATCCTGGGCGCCATGCTTGATATTTTTTCAGCCATCATTATCATGGTTCCGCTCATGCTGCCGGTGGCCCTGGAATACGGGGTACATCCGGTCCATTTAGGGATTATCTTTCTGGCGAACATGCAGATCGGATATTTCACCCCGCCCGTGGGCATGAACCTTTTCATTGCAGGTTACCGGTTCAACAAGCCCATCCATGAAATTTACCGGGCCACAATTCCGTTCATGCTGGTGCTGCTGTTATCCGTACTCATCATCACCTACTGCCCCCAGTTGAGCCTGTTTCTGATTTAA
- a CDS encoding metal-dependent transcriptional regulator has product MNSEYSLSESLEDYLEAILELQTMNTVARSKDIAAKLNIKCGSVTGTLKKLADRKLINYEPYGYITLTPKGDKIAKEVTTRHNVFKHFLFKHVEFDEDTAEKTACRMEHAMNHENFMKFKAFVKELDA; this is encoded by the coding sequence ATGAATAGCGAATACAGCCTTTCCGAAAGCCTTGAAGACTATCTTGAGGCCATATTGGAACTTCAGACTATGAATACGGTTGCCCGGTCAAAAGATATTGCCGCAAAATTGAATATCAAATGCGGATCTGTTACCGGCACCCTCAAAAAACTGGCTGACCGGAAACTGATCAATTACGAGCCTTATGGCTATATTACCCTGACCCCCAAAGGGGATAAAATCGCAAAAGAGGTTACAACCCGTCATAATGTGTTCAAGCATTTTTTATTTAAACATGTCGAATTTGATGAAGATACCGCTGAAAAAACCGCATGCCGTATGGAACATGCCATGAACCATGAAAATTTTATGAAATTCAAAGCGTTTGTTAAAGAACTGGATGCCTGA
- a CDS encoding DUF134 domain-containing protein, giving the protein MPRPKRPRCIASKPAIKGFMPRGTEETGEVILSLEEFEALRLIDYEGMDQSGAAQVMDVSRQTVGRILKTARYKIAESLVTAKRLTLQGGCYEMRGRGKGRGWRHGRGKPQGR; this is encoded by the coding sequence ATGCCAAGACCCAAGCGACCTAGATGTATTGCATCCAAACCGGCCATTAAAGGGTTTATGCCCAGGGGAACAGAAGAGACCGGAGAAGTCATTCTTTCCCTCGAAGAATTTGAAGCCCTCAGACTCATAGATTATGAGGGCATGGATCAGTCTGGAGCCGCGCAGGTTATGGACGTTTCCCGGCAGACCGTAGGACGGATTTTGAAAACCGCCCGCTATAAAATCGCTGAATCTCTGGTTACAGCCAAACGGCTTACACTCCAGGGCGGTTGCTATGAAATGCGAGGCCGGGGAAAGGGCAGAGGGTGGCGGCATGGACGCGGAAAACCGCAAGGACGTTAA